In Deinococcus cellulosilyticus NBRC 106333 = KACC 11606, a single window of DNA contains:
- a CDS encoding methylenetetrahydrofolate reductase: MRIAVELVPKTFEHLQEELSYIQQHLPRVDTINLPDLMRYDIRSWQACRPVQQILPSNSAIPHFRSIDLNVKKPLPFADQLLESGVREVIVVTGDPPTDMSRKVYPTSCIDAIRKFKRELPEIKVYAGLDPYRSSLRSELEYLERKQEAGAEGFFTQPYFDLRLMGVFQEMFEQSECRDLPIFWGVTSVVGERSRRYWETRNRAIFPKDFQPTLDWNRAFVSQALHWVEENRGNIYFMPIRVGIADYLSGLL, from the coding sequence ATGCGGATTGCCGTAGAACTGGTTCCCAAAACCTTCGAACACCTGCAGGAGGAGCTGAGCTACATCCAGCAGCACCTGCCCAGGGTGGACACCATCAACCTGCCTGACCTGATGCGGTATGACATCCGCAGCTGGCAGGCGTGCCGCCCGGTGCAGCAGATCCTGCCCAGCAACAGTGCCATTCCCCATTTCCGGTCCATCGACCTGAACGTGAAAAAACCCCTGCCCTTTGCTGACCAGCTTCTGGAATCTGGGGTGAGGGAAGTGATTGTGGTGACGGGAGATCCGCCCACCGACATGAGTCGCAAGGTGTATCCGACCTCCTGCATTGATGCCATTCGCAAGTTCAAACGGGAGCTTCCAGAGATCAAGGTCTATGCAGGGCTGGACCCCTACCGTTCCAGCCTGCGCAGTGAACTCGAGTACCTGGAACGCAAACAGGAAGCCGGTGCAGAGGGCTTTTTCACCCAGCCCTATTTTGACCTGCGCCTGATGGGGGTTTTCCAGGAGATGTTCGAGCAGTCCGAATGCCGGGATTTGCCCATCTTCTGGGGGGTGACCTCGGTGGTGGGGGAGCGCTCCAGACGGTACTGGGAGACCCGCAACCGGGCCATCTTTCCCAAGGATTTTCAGCCCACGCTGGACTGGAACCGGGCTTTTGTGTCACAGGCACTGCACTGGGTGGAGGAAAACAGGGGCAACATCTACTTCATGCCCATTCGGGTGGGGATTGCCGATTACCTGAGCGGTTTGCTTTGA
- a CDS encoding copper homeostasis protein CutC gives MIAEVVVENSIEVREAQNMGADSLLLVRNLKEGGISPDLKTIGMCMDAARVPLSILVRPDNENYSYEEGRRRRTLKILELYWNHGIRNITFGAIHNTVMDWDLLEDAITHGFSVNINLAFDHTLDLTKNYLQLAMYPMVRQVTTRGKAETALSGQDEIRTLVHLDRPNLPLLAESTGLTPENLKPFLEHSGVHGVQFGLTARERSGKFNFLHLESCIGIMRKHARSQQAGNSVTPTRFRF, from the coding sequence ATGATCGCCGAGGTCGTGGTGGAAAACTCCATCGAGGTCAGGGAAGCCCAGAACATGGGGGCGGACTCCCTGCTGCTGGTGCGCAACCTCAAGGAGGGAGGCATCAGCCCGGACCTGAAAACCATCGGGATGTGCATGGATGCAGCCCGGGTTCCCCTGTCCATTCTGGTCCGCCCAGACAACGAGAACTATTCCTATGAAGAGGGCCGCCGCCGCCGGACCCTGAAGATTCTGGAATTGTACTGGAACCACGGCATCCGCAACATCACTTTCGGGGCCATCCACAACACTGTGATGGACTGGGACCTGCTGGAAGATGCCATCACCCACGGCTTCAGCGTCAACATCAACCTGGCTTTTGACCACACCCTGGACCTCACCAAAAACTATCTGCAACTGGCCATGTACCCGATGGTCCGCCAGGTGACCACCCGGGGCAAGGCCGAAACGGCGCTGTCCGGGCAGGATGAGATCCGCACCCTGGTGCACCTGGACCGCCCCAACCTGCCCCTCCTCGCTGAAAGCACAGGCCTGACCCCGGAAAACCTCAAACCTTTTCTGGAACACAGTGGCGTTCATGGCGTGCAATTTGGTCTCACAGCCCGGGAACGCAGTGGCAAATTCAATTTTCTGCATCTGGAAAGCTGCATTGGCATCATGCGCAAGCATGCCCGCAGCCAGCAGGCGGGAAACTCGGTCACGCCAACCCGATTCCGCTTCTGA
- a CDS encoding HD domain-containing phosphohydrolase, producing the protein MTVHFPTRHHAASLAAEDTGLEITCSEVQTTTPTVPAAHAACVPESGELFQATFELNPLPMWVYDNSTLQFLEVNQAALQKYGYSRDEFLEMTLLDIRPESEHQMLMQHLQHVVQHQSKNSEQTWVHLKKSGESIEVQVHGQDLQYQGRPARLGVILDVTEKSRIRRALEESQAQFRLIAENTVNLIMQFDANFHASYVSPSITAILGYTPEEFLAIPDYGYIHPEDWPMVEQEVTAAVERHADQHMLEYRIRHKEGHHLWCETAFRLIWEGEVCHGFISSSLDISDRVVARQELMASLTTSTQLVTLAEELEEASDPSDVIQLALKHCTAVIPFDYGMFVKVTDHQYQVDTCLNLSPEEGEVLLGRYLKAAGPRLLHAFLKGTPAFFSASEPICEPAESLPRMDAFQVAVLPVTADGRIQGFLALGTCTDKVEFTGNTRRILRAVRDRISHAFERNTYIEKLSTSREETLKAIGMVLEYRDYETKGHTDRVVQLSDLLGRALGINGDELDALRWGAYLHDTGKIAIPDHILLKPGRLTPEEFEQVKKHSEIGFEMLKNIPSLPQATLDVILHHHERWDGNGYPAKMAGYSIPLAARIFTVVDVYDALISRRPYKEPFTHEAAMAEIQRCANSMFDPEVVKVFSEVMEHEMLRHPEEGAEQQNARSA; encoded by the coding sequence GTGACCGTTCACTTTCCAACACGACACCATGCAGCATCTCTTGCTGCAGAAGACACCGGACTGGAGATCACCTGCTCAGAGGTGCAGACCACCACCCCCACTGTGCCCGCTGCCCATGCAGCCTGTGTTCCAGAATCAGGTGAACTGTTTCAGGCCACCTTTGAACTGAATCCCCTGCCCATGTGGGTCTATGACAACAGCACCCTGCAGTTTCTGGAAGTCAATCAGGCCGCCCTGCAGAAATACGGCTACAGCCGCGATGAGTTTCTGGAGATGACCCTGCTGGACATCCGGCCTGAATCGGAACACCAGATGCTCATGCAGCACCTGCAGCATGTGGTTCAGCACCAGAGCAAGAACAGTGAACAGACCTGGGTGCACCTGAAAAAAAGCGGTGAGTCCATTGAAGTGCAGGTGCATGGTCAGGACCTGCAGTACCAGGGCCGCCCGGCACGTCTTGGGGTGATTCTGGATGTCACCGAGAAAAGTCGCATCCGCCGCGCTCTGGAGGAAAGTCAGGCCCAGTTTCGCCTGATTGCCGAGAACACGGTCAACCTGATCATGCAGTTTGATGCGAATTTCCATGCCTCTTATGTGTCCCCTTCCATCACAGCGATTCTGGGATACACGCCCGAGGAATTTCTGGCGATTCCCGATTACGGCTACATTCACCCGGAGGACTGGCCGATGGTGGAACAGGAGGTCACGGCGGCAGTGGAACGCCACGCAGACCAGCACATGCTGGAGTACCGCATCCGTCACAAAGAAGGGCATCACCTGTGGTGTGAAACGGCATTTCGTCTGATCTGGGAGGGTGAGGTGTGCCACGGGTTCATTTCTTCCAGCCTGGACATCTCGGACCGTGTGGTGGCCCGTCAGGAGCTGATGGCTTCCCTCACCACCTCCACCCAGCTGGTCACCCTGGCCGAGGAGCTCGAGGAGGCCAGCGATCCCTCGGACGTGATTCAGCTTGCCCTCAAGCACTGCACAGCGGTGATTCCGTTTGATTACGGGATGTTTGTGAAGGTGACGGACCACCAGTACCAGGTGGACACCTGCCTGAACCTCTCCCCAGAAGAAGGGGAAGTGCTGCTTGGACGTTACCTGAAGGCTGCTGGTCCCAGGCTGCTGCACGCTTTTCTGAAGGGAACTCCGGCTTTCTTCAGTGCATCAGAACCCATCTGTGAACCTGCTGAGTCTCTGCCTCGTATGGATGCGTTTCAGGTGGCTGTCCTGCCGGTTACGGCAGATGGCCGCATCCAGGGCTTTCTTGCCCTTGGGACCTGCACAGACAAAGTGGAATTCACCGGGAACACCCGTCGCATCCTGCGGGCGGTCAGAGACCGCATTTCGCACGCCTTTGAGCGCAACACCTACATCGAGAAGCTCTCCACCAGTCGGGAGGAGACCCTCAAAGCCATCGGGATGGTGCTGGAGTACCGGGATTACGAAACCAAAGGCCACACGGATCGGGTGGTGCAACTGTCCGACCTGCTGGGTCGTGCTCTGGGCATCAATGGAGATGAACTGGACGCCCTGCGCTGGGGGGCCTACCTGCACGACACCGGAAAGATTGCCATCCCGGACCACATCCTCCTCAAACCCGGCAGGCTGACCCCTGAGGAGTTCGAGCAGGTCAAGAAGCACAGCGAAATCGGTTTTGAGATGCTGAAAAACATTCCCAGCCTTCCGCAGGCCACCCTGGATGTGATCCTGCATCACCATGAGCGCTGGGATGGCAATGGCTATCCTGCAAAGATGGCTGGATACTCCATTCCCCTTGCGGCCCGGATTTTTACAGTGGTGGATGTGTATGATGCCCTGATTTCCAGACGGCCCTACAAGGAACCCTTCACCCATGAGGCAGCCATGGCAGAGATCCAGCGTTGTGCGAACAGCATGTTCGACCCTGAGGTGGTCAAGGTGTTCAGCGAGGTGATGGAACACGAAATGCTCAGGCATCCTGAAGAGGGTGCAGAACAGCAGAACGCCAGATCCGCCTGA